One Streptomyces sp. NBC_00102 DNA segment encodes these proteins:
- a CDS encoding GNAT family N-acetyltransferase — protein MTIVLQKPSVDGVREAMAALREWQYDEAPMQLHSGDIGWTYRFGAVETAAGVRTWSRDGRILAVGMLDTPTLVRMTVAPDAFQDQDLARRLVEDFSLPERGVLPEGAVSVEAPLGLLLHDLLSKEGWGVDEPWTPLFRCLAEPVEDPGVRIESIGPEQAQDFADVLRSAFNTSLPTRDYWHEMSAGPFYADARCLGAYDDRGSVAAVVTVWSAGPGKPGLVEPMGVHEDHRGRGYGRAITVAGAAALRETGSSSVRVCTPSSNVGGVATYRAARFEVRPEVRDRIRTA, from the coding sequence ATGACAATTGTGCTGCAGAAGCCGTCTGTTGATGGGGTGCGCGAGGCCATGGCCGCGCTGCGGGAATGGCAGTACGACGAAGCGCCGATGCAGTTGCACTCCGGGGACATCGGCTGGACCTACCGGTTCGGAGCGGTCGAGACGGCCGCGGGGGTCCGGACCTGGAGTCGGGACGGGCGGATTCTCGCGGTCGGGATGCTCGACACGCCGACGCTTGTGCGGATGACGGTAGCTCCGGACGCCTTCCAGGATCAGGACTTGGCGCGCCGGCTCGTCGAGGATTTCTCGCTGCCCGAGCGCGGCGTGCTGCCGGAAGGAGCAGTGTCCGTCGAGGCGCCGCTGGGCCTGCTGCTCCACGACCTGCTGAGCAAGGAGGGCTGGGGCGTCGACGAGCCGTGGACGCCGCTCTTCCGCTGCCTCGCCGAGCCGGTGGAGGACCCCGGCGTGCGGATCGAGTCGATCGGCCCGGAGCAGGCGCAGGACTTCGCCGACGTCCTGCGCTCGGCGTTCAACACCTCTCTGCCTACGCGTGATTATTGGCACGAGATGTCGGCGGGACCGTTCTACGCCGACGCCCGCTGCCTGGGTGCCTACGACGACCGGGGCAGCGTGGCGGCGGTGGTGACGGTGTGGTCGGCCGGCCCGGGGAAGCCGGGGCTGGTCGAGCCGATGGGCGTCCACGAGGACCACCGTGGTCGCGGATACGGCCGGGCGATCACTGTGGCCGGGGCGGCCGCGCTGCGGGAGACGGGATCGTCGAGCGTTCGTGTGTGCACGCCGAGTTCCAACGTCGGCGGCGTCGCCACGTACAGGGCGGCCCGGTTCGAGGTACGGCCGGAGGTGCGGGACCGGATCCGGACGGCCTGA
- a CDS encoding DUF6518 family protein, which produces MLLLMPLSIVTGAVTGTGGPLLDASTRTGVLGAVLVAGWCYASIPFCLGMAGASRWKAVISGTTALIVAVISYYSLKAVQGDFRTVDFSDTSGREFFSWSGFASMTLYWCVAALVLGPPLGVAGWMARHGAIRLPFRLVIPVIALAETAMRLRVEASTASSPAVMAWELVRATALALIVLLVGVAVWKRRHRHETSRPAPATSPRTSGSSHSGNPGER; this is translated from the coding sequence ATGTTATTGCTTATGCCGTTATCCATTGTCACGGGCGCCGTGACGGGAACGGGCGGCCCCCTCCTCGACGCGTCCACCCGTACCGGTGTGCTGGGGGCGGTACTCGTCGCCGGCTGGTGCTACGCGTCCATCCCCTTCTGCCTCGGGATGGCAGGGGCGTCCAGGTGGAAAGCCGTCATCAGCGGTACGACCGCGTTGATCGTGGCTGTGATCTCCTACTACTCGCTCAAGGCTGTCCAGGGTGATTTCAGGACAGTTGATTTCTCGGACACCAGTGGCCGAGAGTTCTTTTCGTGGAGCGGATTCGCCTCCATGACGTTGTACTGGTGCGTCGCGGCTCTGGTCCTGGGGCCGCCGCTCGGTGTGGCGGGCTGGATGGCCCGTCACGGGGCGATTCGCCTGCCGTTCAGGCTCGTCATCCCTGTGATCGCCTTGGCCGAGACGGCGATGCGGTTGCGGGTCGAAGCATCCACGGCTTCGTCCCCAGCGGTCATGGCCTGGGAACTCGTTCGGGCAACGGCTCTGGCGCTGATCGTGCTGCTCGTCGGGGTGGCGGTATGGAAAAGGCGCCACCGTCATGAAACGTCGAGGCCGGCGCCGGCGACCTCGCCCAGGACGAGCGGGTCGTCGCATTCCGGAAACCCTGGCGAGCGGTAG